Proteins encoded in a region of the Buteo buteo chromosome 11, bButBut1.hap1.1, whole genome shotgun sequence genome:
- the PSMD9 gene encoding 26S proteasome non-ATPase regulatory subunit 9, protein MAQPGGSRPVTVSDVQQLVKRKDEIEAQIKACYELLEGQKGVGMDEPLVDAEGFPRDDIDLYQVRTARHNIICLQNDHKALMKQVEEALHQLHAREKEKHARDEAEALAEAMSQNQSLPQAFAKVNAVTPGSPASISGLQVDDEIVEFGSVNVNNFQNLQNIATVVQHSEGRPLSVTVIRSGKKVHVGLTPKRWAGKGLLGCNIVPLQR, encoded by the exons ATGGCGCAGCCCGGCGGGAGCCGCCCCGTCACCGTCAGCGACGTGCAGCAGCTGGTGAAGAGGAAGGACGAGATCGAGGCGCAGATCAAGGCCTGCTACGAGCTGCTGGAGGGC CAAAAGGGCGTCGGGATGGACGAGCCGCTGGTTGACGCGGAGGGGTTTCCCCGTGACGACATCGATCTCTACCAAGTGCGCACCGCCCGGCATAACATCATCT GTTTGCAGAACGATCACAAGGCCCTGATGAAGCAGGTGGAGGAAGCTCTTCACCAGTTGCACGCccgggagaaggagaagcatgCCAGGGATGAGGCAGAGGCATTGGCCGAGGCAATGAGCCAGAACCAGAGCCTGCCACAGGCTTTTGCTAAAGTGAACGCGGTGACTCCAGGATCCCCAGCGAGTATCTCG GGACTTCAGGTCGATGATGAGATTGTGGAGTTTGGTTCCGTCAATGTAAACAACTTCCAGAACCTGCAGAACATCGCCACAGTAGTGCAGCACAGCGAAGGG aGACCCCTGAGTGTGACTGTAATCCGCAGCGGCAAAAAAGTGCATGTGGGGCTGACTCCAAAGCGCTGGGCTGGGAAGGGCCTCTTGGG ctgcAATATTGTTCCCTTGCAAAGATGA